A portion of the Salarias fasciatus chromosome 15, fSalaFa1.1, whole genome shotgun sequence genome contains these proteins:
- the tcf23 gene encoding transcription factor 23 — protein sequence MSLSPLEGLMSVSRQPVCSPEDPADPHLDPHPDPHPDPHPDPRPPRSSRQLQSRQQVQLVDQSRTPRTQHSPENAARERSRVRNLRQAFRSLQAALPSVPPDTKLSKLDVLVLATNYIAYLTETLDQGGAEHAVPPRPGGYLHPVKKWPMRSLLYCGTVGDLLSAGPANQTLPPGQGRARH from the exons ATGTCCCTGAGTCCTCTGGAGGGTCTGATGTCTGTGAGCCGGCAGCCCGTCTGCAGCCCGGAGGATCCTGCAGACCCCCATCTGGACCCCCACCCGGACCCCCACCCGGACCCCCACCCGGACCCCCGGCCTCCacgcagcagcaggcagctgcagTCCAGACAG CAGGTGCAGCTTGTGGACCAGAGCCGGACCCCCAGGACCCAGCACTCCCCGGAGAACGCCGCTCGAGAACGGAGTCGGGTCCGGAACCTGCGGCAGGCCTTCCGCAGCCTGCAG GCGGCGCTGCCTTCAGTCCCTCCAGACACCAAACTGTCCAAGCTGGACGTCCTGGTTCTGGCCACCAACTACATCGCCTACCTGACGGAGACCCTGGACCAGGGCGGGGCCGAGCACGCCGTCCCGCCCAGACCGGGGGGGTACCTGCACCCGGTCAAG AAGTGGCCCATGCGCTCCCTGCTCTACTGCGGCACCGTGGGAGACCTGCTGTCTGCTGGGCCGGCCAATCAGACGCTTCCCCCTGGACAGGGCAGAGCGAGGCACTGA
- the ephx1 gene encoding LOW QUALITY PROTEIN: epoxide hydrolase 1 (The sequence of the model RefSeq protein was modified relative to this genomic sequence to represent the inferred CDS: deleted 1 base in 1 codon): MFTELLLGLLLAGLIWFLVQRSRKQVLTSEDGWWGPGPRPTAEEDDSIRPFTITTSDEELQDLHRRIDHTRPVPSLEDSRFTYGFNSQYLSTVVSYWRNDFDWRRQVQKLNQYPHYKTTIEGIDVHYLHVKPKTSEGTRTVPLIMVHGWPGSFYEFYGLIPLLTDPSDKDHLVFEVVCPSIPGYGFSAAPCKKGFDSVCAARVFLKLMRRLGFQQFYAHGGDWGWLVTTNMAQLDPKNVKGLHVNFAPPAKPGLAMTLSILLGRHFPKLFGFTAMDTERLYPCLDKLVLESIKETGYMHIQATKPDTVGRGLNDSPVGLAAYILEKFSTWTSRDFRNLEDGGLTRKFSLDDLLTNVMIYWTSGCIVSSMRFYKENFGKGLDQPHARIPVYVPTGFACFPNELMHSPRLWVQQKYRRLLRFSPMARGGHFAAMRSRGSWPRDIQAFVRMVEKK, encoded by the exons ATGTtcaccgagctgctgctgggcctgctgCTGGCAGGTCTGATCTGGTTCCTGgtccagaggagcaggaagcaggtcCTGACCTCAGAGGATGGCTGGTGGGGTCCCGGACCGCGGCCCACCGCGGAGGAGGACGACTCCATCCGTCCCttcaccatcaccaccagcgacgaggagctgcag GACCTCCACCGGAGGATCGACCacacc cgccccgtcccctctctggaggacagtcGCTTCACTTACGGCTTTAACTCCCAGTACCTGAGCACGGTCGTCTCGTACTGGAGGAACGACTTCGACTGGAGGAGACAGGTCCAGAAGCTGAACCAGTACCCCCACTACAAGACCACCATCGAAG gcATCGACGTCCACTACCTGCACGTCAAGCCGAAGACGTCGGAGGGGACTCGAACCGTGCCTCTGATCATGGTGCACGGCTGGCCGGGCTCCTTCTATGAGTTCTACGGTTTGATCCCGTTACTGACCGACCCGTCGGACAAAGACCACCTGGTGTTTGAGGTGGTGTGTCCCTCCATCCCGGGGTACGGCTTCTCCGCCGCGCCGTGTAAGAAGG GCTTCGATTCCGTCTGTGCCGCCCGCGTCTTCCTCAAGCTCATGAGGCGTCTGGGCTTCCAGCAGTTCTACGCTCACGGAGGAGACTGGGGCTGGCTGGTCACCACCAACATGGCTCAGCTGGACCCCAA GAATGTCAAAGGCTTGCACGTGAACTTCGCCCCGCCCGCCAAACCGGGCCTGGCCATGACCCTGTCCATCCTGCTGGGCCGCCACTTCCCCAAGCTGTTCGGCTTCACCGCCATGGACACGGAGCGCCTCTACCCCTGCCTGGACAAGCTGGTGCTGGAGTCCATCAAGGAGACCGGCTACATGCACATCCAGGCCACCAAGCCCGACACCGTGG GTCGAGGGCTGAACGACTCCCCGGTGGGGCTGGCCGCCTACATCCTGGAGAAGTTCTCCACCTGGACCAGCCGGGACTTCAGGAacctggaggacggaggactCACCAG GAAGTTCTCTCTGGACGACCTGCTGACCAACGTGATGATCTACTGGACGTCCGGCTGCATCGTCTCCTCCATGAGGTTCTACAAGGAGAACTTCGGTAAAGGTCTGGACCAGCCTCACGccag GATCCCGGTCTACGTGCCCACGGGCTTCGCCTGCTTCCCCAACGAGCTGATGCACTCGCCCCGGCTGTGGGTGCAGCAGAAGTACCGGCGGCTGCTCCGCTTCTCGCCCATGGCCCGGGGAGGACACTTCGCCGCCATGAGGAGCCGCGGCTCATGGCCGAGGGACATCCAGGCGTTCGTCAGGATGGTGGAGAAGAAGTAG
- the srp9 gene encoding LOW QUALITY PROTEIN: signal recognition particle 9 kDa protein (The sequence of the model RefSeq protein was modified relative to this genomic sequence to represent the inferred CDS: inserted 1 base in 1 codon; deleted 1 base in 1 codon): MPYYQTWXEFARAAEKLYLTEPMKVRVVLKYRHCDGNLCIKVTDNVVCLQYKTDQAQDVKKIEKLHGKLMRLMVSKETHSGAMETD; encoded by the exons ATGCCTTACTACCAGACCT AGGAGTTCGCTCGAGCTGCGGAGAAGCTGTATCTGACGGAACCCATGA AGGTCCGAGTGGTCCTCAAGTACAGACACTGCGATGGGAACCTTTGTATTAAAGTGACGGATAATGTGGTG TGCTTACAGTACAAGACAGACCAAGCCCAGGATGTGAAGAAGATCGAG AAGCTCCACGGGAAGCTGATGAGACTGATGGTGTCCAAGGAGACTCACAGCGGCGCCATGGAGACGGACTAA